One region of Triticum aestivum cultivar Chinese Spring chromosome 6B, IWGSC CS RefSeq v2.1, whole genome shotgun sequence genomic DNA includes:
- the LOC123137334 gene encoding high-affinity nitrate transporter-activating protein 2.1 codes for MARSELAMALLVVVLAAGCCASAGAVAYLSKLPVTLDVTASPSPGQVLHAGEDVITVTWALNASQPAGKDADYKNVKVSLCYAPVSQKEREWRKTHDDLKKDKTCQFKVTQQAYPGTGQAQYRVALDIPTATYYVRAYALDASGTQVAYGQTAPAAAFNIVSITGVTTSIKVAAGVFSAFSVASLAFFFFIEKRKKNN; via the exons ATGGCACGGTCGGAGCTAGCGATGGCGTTGCTGGTGGTGGTCCTCGCCGCCGGCTGCTGCGCGTCGGCGGGCGCCGTGGCGTACCTCTCCAAGCTGCCTGTGACCCTCGACGTCACCGCATCCCCCAGCCCCGGCCAAG TTCTTCACGCCGGCGAGGACGTGATCACGGTGACGTGGGCCCTGAACGCGAGCCAGCCGGCCGGCAAGGACGCCGACTACAAGAACGTCAAGGTGAGCCTCTGCTACGCGCCGGTGAGCCAGAAGGAGCGCGAGTGGCGCAAGACCCACGACGACCTCAAGAAGGACAAGACCTGCCAGTTCAAGGTCACCCAGCAGGCCTACCCCGGCACCGGCCAGGCCCAGTACCGCGTCGCCCTCGACATCCCCACCGCCACCTACTACGTGCGCGCCTACGCGCTCGACGCCTCCGGCACCCAGGTCGCCTACGGCCaaaccgcgcccgccgccgccttcaaCATCGTCAGCATCACCGGCGTCACCACCTCCATCAAGGTCGCCGCCGGTGTATTCTCCGCCTTCTCCGTCGCCTCCctcgccttcttcttcttcattgagaAACGCAAGAAGAACAACTAG
- the LOC123137332 gene encoding serine/threonine-protein kinase AFC2 isoform X2, whose protein sequence is MKKADPVMHDLRLIHTDLKPENILLVSPEYIKVPDYKVSSRSPKEGSYYKRVPKSSSIKVIDFGSTTYDQQDQTYVVSTRHYRAPEVILGLGWSYPCDIWSVGCILVELCTGEALFQTHENLEHLAMMERVLGPLPYHMLKKADRHGEKYVRKGRLNWPEGCASRESMKAVMKLPRLQNLVMQNVEHSAGDFINLLQGLLSYDPASRLTAQEALEHPFLTERSERRR, encoded by the exons ATGAAAAAAGCAGATCCAG TTATGCATGATTTGCGCCTCATTCACACTGATTTAAAGCCCGAGAACATTCTTCTTGTTTCTCCGGAGTACATTAAAGTTCCTGATTACAAA GTTTCATCCCGTTCACCGAAGGAGGGATCCTACTACAAACGTGTGCCCAAGTCCAGTTCAATAAAGGTTATTGATTTTGGCAGCACAACATATGATCAGCAGGACCAGACCTATGTAGTTTCTACTAGGCATTATCGGGCTCCGGAAGTTATCCTGG GACTTGGATGGAGTTACCCATGTGATATCTGGAGCGTTGGGTGTATACTAGTTGAACTCTGCACG GGAGAGGCGCTGTTTCAAACCCATGAAAATTTGGAGCATCTTGCTATGATGGAGAGGGTGCTTGGGCCGTTGCCATATCACATGCTCAAGAAGGCTGA TCGACATGGTGAGAAATATGTGAGGAAGGGCCGTTTAAACTGGCCTGAAGGATGTGCCTCACGGGAAAGCATGAAAGCTGTCATGAAGCTGCCTCGGCTTCAG AATCTGGTGATGCAAAACGTTGAGCATTCTGCTGGGGACTTCATCAATCTTTTGCAAGGGCTGCTGAGTTATGATCCAGCAAGCCGCCTAACGGCCCAGGAGGCCCTTGAGCATCCATTCTTGACGGAGCGGAGTGAGCGAAGAAGATGA
- the LOC123137332 gene encoding serine/threonine-protein kinase AFC2 isoform X1, protein MECLAEMPHAPLDRRPRKRQRLGWDVGPEIPQLKKLCGEEVANVISAMTMGLSSGGIVFSQETQGLFRFATPPLREDDKDGHYVFAVGDNLTSRYRINAKMGEGTFGQVLECWDRERKEMVAIKIIRGIKKYRDAAMIEIGMLEQLCKYEKSRSSCVQIRNWFDYRNHICIVCEKLGPSLYDFLRKNSYRSFPVAIVREVAKQLLECLAFMHDLRLIHTDLKPENILLVSPEYIKVPDYKVSSRSPKEGSYYKRVPKSSSIKVIDFGSTTYDQQDQTYVVSTRHYRAPEVILGLGWSYPCDIWSVGCILVELCTGEALFQTHENLEHLAMMERVLGPLPYHMLKKADRHGEKYVRKGRLNWPEGCASRESMKAVMKLPRLQNLVMQNVEHSAGDFINLLQGLLSYDPASRLTAQEALEHPFLTERSERRR, encoded by the exons ATGGAGTGCCTTGCCGAGATGCCGCACGCGCCGCTCGACCGCCGCCCGCGCAAGCGCCAGCGCCTTGGCTGGGATGTCGGCCCCGAGATCCCTCAG CTAAAAAAACTGTGTGGGGAAGAAGTCGCAAATGTGATTAGTGCTATGACAATGGGGCTATCTTCCGGTGGTATTGTTTTCTCCCAGGAGACCCAAGGGCTTTTTCGTTTTGCGACCCCTCCTCTGAGAGAAGATGACAAGGATGGACATTATGTTTTTGCTGTGGGAGACAACCTCACATCACGCT ATAGGATTAATGCAAAAATGGGTGAAG GTACCTTTGGTCAGGTGTTGGAATGTTGGGACAGGGAACGGAAAGAAATGGTTGCTATTAAGATCATCAGAGGAATTAAGAAGTACAGGGATGCTGCAATGATAGAAATTGGCATGCTCGAGCAGCTTTGTAAATATGAAAAAAGCAGATCCAG TTGTGTTCAAATTCGGAACTGGTTTGACTATCGTAACCATATCTGTATT GTCTGTGAGAAGCTTGGGCCAAGCTTATATGATTTTCTGCGGAAAAACAGTTACCGCTCATTCCCAGTTGCCATAGTTCGGGAGGTTGCCAAACAACTGTTGGAATGTCTAGCAT TTATGCATGATTTGCGCCTCATTCACACTGATTTAAAGCCCGAGAACATTCTTCTTGTTTCTCCGGAGTACATTAAAGTTCCTGATTACAAA GTTTCATCCCGTTCACCGAAGGAGGGATCCTACTACAAACGTGTGCCCAAGTCCAGTTCAATAAAGGTTATTGATTTTGGCAGCACAACATATGATCAGCAGGACCAGACCTATGTAGTTTCTACTAGGCATTATCGGGCTCCGGAAGTTATCCTGG GACTTGGATGGAGTTACCCATGTGATATCTGGAGCGTTGGGTGTATACTAGTTGAACTCTGCACG GGAGAGGCGCTGTTTCAAACCCATGAAAATTTGGAGCATCTTGCTATGATGGAGAGGGTGCTTGGGCCGTTGCCATATCACATGCTCAAGAAGGCTGA TCGACATGGTGAGAAATATGTGAGGAAGGGCCGTTTAAACTGGCCTGAAGGATGTGCCTCACGGGAAAGCATGAAAGCTGTCATGAAGCTGCCTCGGCTTCAG AATCTGGTGATGCAAAACGTTGAGCATTCTGCTGGGGACTTCATCAATCTTTTGCAAGGGCTGCTGAGTTATGATCCAGCAAGCCGCCTAACGGCCCAGGAGGCCCTTGAGCATCCATTCTTGACGGAGCGGAGTGAGCGAAGAAGATGA
- the LOC123137333 gene encoding rhodanese-like domain-containing protein 11, chloroplastic, with protein MAAPPLSLARRVAGASSPAAAAHSSSRSRSFRPRLLPSKRWSGVVKMGAAVGGGQGGEEEETRQAKEMAAARKRWETLIREQKIKTLTPREAGYTFKLTDKVLLDVRPSNERQKAWVKGSTWVPVFDVDTSSDLNGLSKKAFNFMIGGWWSGSSTMSFNKNFVQQVEEKFSKDTDIILVCQKGLRSIAAAEQLYNAGFENLFWVQGGLEAAEEEDFEREGSQPFKLAGIGGVSEFFGWTDQQRAQAAKEGWGYRLLFTGRLVGAIVLADALFVGAQSIGPLLQQLQPH; from the exons ATGGCAGCGCCACCTCTCAGCCTCGCACGCCGcgtcgccggcgcctcctcccctgcCGCCGCGGCGCATTCCTCCTCCCGTTCCCGTTCCTTTCGTCCTCGCCTGCTCCCTTCAAAG CGATGGAGTGGGGTGGTGAAGATGGGGGCGGCAGTGGGAGGCGGGcaggggggcgaggaggaggagacgagGCAGGCCAAGGAGATGGCCGCTGCCAGGAAGCGGTGGGAGACGCTG ATCAGGGAGCAGAAGATTAAGACCCTTACACCAAGGGAAGCTGGCTATACATTCAAACTCACGGACAAGGTCCTTCTGGATGTTAGGCCTTCAAATGAGCGTCAAAAG GCCTGGGTGAAAGGTTCTACCTGGGTTCCTGTATTCGATGTGGATACGTCGTCTGATTTGAATGGCCTCAGCAAGAAAGCATTTAACTTTATGATCG GTGGCTGGTGGAGTGGCAGCTCAACAATGTCATTCAATAA GAACTTTGTACAACAGGTCGAGGAGAAGTTCTCAAAAGATACAGATATCATCCTAGTATGCCAGAAGGGACTGAG ATCAATTGCTGCCGCAGAGCAACTTTACAATGCTGGTTTCGAAAACTTATTCTGGGTACAAGGAGGATTGGAAGCTGCTGAAGAGGAG GACTTTGAGCGGGAAGGTTCCCAACCTTTCAAGCTTGCTGGTATCGGTGGGGTTTCTGAATTTTTTGG CTGGACGGATCAGCAACGTGCACAGGCTGCAAAGGAAGGATGGGGATATCGGCTGCTCTTCACGGGCCGATTG GTTGGGGCAATTGTGCTAGCAGATGCTCTGTTCGTCGGTGCCCAAAGTATTGGCCCTCTGCTTCAACAATTACAGCCTCATTAA
- the LOC123137330 gene encoding protein GLE1 isoform X2, which translates to MAYARLELRCPRALDPRPSWTLGDVLTELDALEATRRAAPPTPLKQQPEWAGGGSARKKAFVMRIEEEDDTEEEDDNEDARALVTGARFSCNDLECSFEESGDELDSCSTSYHLMEKRSLEKSILLELERDHYLKIQEEVRSKLSSLEVCHQNEIQRTITSFARLQKYAESRKEIDRRLDVQFQRKIAEVLDKHLSMVQRDHEQKSQIVERRIRDDAAVEEAKRREQSMKEEKIKQERARQEAEARQKATAKLAADAQKAAYEAAQKEAVEKEAAKSRAEAVSTSSQISQNSVAHATMATSTEIKSELPGIKIYADRSALEAESRRRALHDQVPSNIYLSKEYSRYDRQIGKSISKLMPTTDSVKARASELIKALDGQDCPRPIACRLFADKMISIVKSRNPTDKTFGKLAFACGYVMLLVTNQVPDAMGYLLAEFNKVCMYTVPKHLHALNAQARNTDYFRLIGYQEEDGKLQSTEKYLVNVVAYVKLYAAMIQTEIKGVRHPHGLAEGWKWLAMFLNTLPAIPATAFALHAFLKVAGFSLHKKYGSQFMKILDVISRHFIPALKAQGSKVQPEAINNLQNYLNDKIYLEEPEGQYLAQQLLSKMFL; encoded by the exons AT GGCGTACGCGCGCCTGGAGCTGCGATGCCCCAGGGCGCTCGACCCCCGCCCGAGCTGGACCCTCGGCGACGTCCTCACCGAGCTCGACGCACTCGAAGCCACCCGCCGCGCCGCGCCCCCCACGCCCCTCAAGCAGCAGCCGGAGTG GGCTGGCGGTGGCAGCGCAAGGAAGAAGGCCTTTGTGATGCGGATtgaggaggaagacgacacggAGGAGGAAGACGATAATGAGGATGCCCGGGCTCTTGTGACCGGAGCCAGGTTCTCATGTAATGATCTCGAATGCAG CTTTGAAGAATCAGGGGATGAATTAGATAGCTGCAGTACATCATACCACCTGATGGAGAAAAGGAGCCTAGAGAAAAGCATTCTGCTTGAGCTGGAACGCGATCATTATCTCAAAATTCAA GAGGAAGTTAGAAGCAAGTTATCTTCATTGGAGGTATGCCACCAAAACGAAATCCAGAGAACAATCACATCATTTGCTCGACTTCAGAAATATGCAGAATCACGAAAGGAGATAGATAGAAGGCTAGATGTCCAATTCCAGAGAAAAAT TGCAGAAGTACTCGATAAACACTTATCTATGGTCCAAAGGGATCATGAACAAAAATCCCAGATTGTGGAACGTAGAATAAGAGATGATGCAGCTGTTGAAGAAGCTAAAAGAAGGGAGCAATCTATGAAGGAAGAAAAAATAAAACAGGAAAGGGCCAGACAAGAAGCAGAG GCCAGGCAGAAGGCAACTGCAAAATTAGCAGCTGATGCACAGAAAGCAGCATATGAAGCTGCTCAAAAGGAAGCTGTAGAAAAGGAAGCTGCTAAATCGAGGGCAGAAGCAGTTTCCACATCTAGCCAAATTTCTCAGAACAGTGTTGCCCATGCAACAATGGCAACCAGTACTGAAATCAAATCAGAATTACCAG GAATCAAAATTTATGCTGACAGGTCTGCATTAGAAGCGGAATCACGGAGGCGCGCATTACATGACCAAGTGCCATCAAACATTTACCTCAGCAAG GAGTATAGCCGATATGACCGACAAATTGGAAAGTCTATTAGTAAACTTATGCCAACTACTGACAGTGTCAA AGCCAGGGCTAGTGAGCTTATTAAAGCTTTAGATGGACAAGATTGTCCTCGTCCAATCGCTTGTCGTTTATTTGCAGACAAG ATGATTTCAATAGTCAAGAGTCGGAATCCTACGGACAAGACTTTTGGAAAATTGGCCTTTGCTTGTGGATATGTCATGCTACTAGTCACTAATCAG GTACCAGATGCAATGGGTTATCTTCTGGCTGAGTTCAACAAAGTTTGCATGTACACAGTCCCAAAGCATCTGCATGCTTTGAAT GCACAAGCACGAAACACAGATTACTTCAGGCTTATTGGCTACCAGGAAGAAGATGGAAAACTTCAGAGCACTGAGAAGTATTTGGTAAATGTTGTTGCATACGTCAAACTGTATGCTGCCATGATTCAG ACAGAAATCAAAGGTGTGCGGCATCCACATGGCTTAGCCGAGGGATGGAAATGGCTTGCAATGTTCCTCAATACTCTCCCAGCGATCCCAGCCACTGCTTTTGCTCTTCATGCTTTCCTCAAG GTGGCTGGTTTTTCGCTTCACAAGAAATATGGATCGCAGTTCATGAAAATTCTAGATGTAATTTCGCGGCATTTCATACCAGCTTTGAAAGCACAAGGCTCAAAAGTTCAGCCAGAGGCTATCAATAATCTACAAAATTATCTGAATGACAAAATTTATCTGGAGGAGCCAGAAGGGCAGTACCTCGCCCAGCAGCTGCTATCGAAAATGTTCTTGTGA
- the LOC123137330 gene encoding protein GLE1 isoform X1 translates to MAYARLELRCPRALDPRPSWTLGDVLTELDALEATRRAAPPTPLKQQPEWAGGGSARKKAFVMRIEEEDDTEEEDDNEDARALVTGARFSCNDLECSSFEESGDELDSCSTSYHLMEKRSLEKSILLELERDHYLKIQEEVRSKLSSLEVCHQNEIQRTITSFARLQKYAESRKEIDRRLDVQFQRKIAEVLDKHLSMVQRDHEQKSQIVERRIRDDAAVEEAKRREQSMKEEKIKQERARQEAEARQKATAKLAADAQKAAYEAAQKEAVEKEAAKSRAEAVSTSSQISQNSVAHATMATSTEIKSELPGIKIYADRSALEAESRRRALHDQVPSNIYLSKEYSRYDRQIGKSISKLMPTTDSVKARASELIKALDGQDCPRPIACRLFADKMISIVKSRNPTDKTFGKLAFACGYVMLLVTNQVPDAMGYLLAEFNKVCMYTVPKHLHALNAQARNTDYFRLIGYQEEDGKLQSTEKYLVNVVAYVKLYAAMIQTEIKGVRHPHGLAEGWKWLAMFLNTLPAIPATAFALHAFLKVAGFSLHKKYGSQFMKILDVISRHFIPALKAQGSKVQPEAINNLQNYLNDKIYLEEPEGQYLAQQLLSKMFL, encoded by the exons AT GGCGTACGCGCGCCTGGAGCTGCGATGCCCCAGGGCGCTCGACCCCCGCCCGAGCTGGACCCTCGGCGACGTCCTCACCGAGCTCGACGCACTCGAAGCCACCCGCCGCGCCGCGCCCCCCACGCCCCTCAAGCAGCAGCCGGAGTG GGCTGGCGGTGGCAGCGCAAGGAAGAAGGCCTTTGTGATGCGGATtgaggaggaagacgacacggAGGAGGAAGACGATAATGAGGATGCCCGGGCTCTTGTGACCGGAGCCAGGTTCTCATGTAATGATCTCGAATGCAG CAGCTTTGAAGAATCAGGGGATGAATTAGATAGCTGCAGTACATCATACCACCTGATGGAGAAAAGGAGCCTAGAGAAAAGCATTCTGCTTGAGCTGGAACGCGATCATTATCTCAAAATTCAA GAGGAAGTTAGAAGCAAGTTATCTTCATTGGAGGTATGCCACCAAAACGAAATCCAGAGAACAATCACATCATTTGCTCGACTTCAGAAATATGCAGAATCACGAAAGGAGATAGATAGAAGGCTAGATGTCCAATTCCAGAGAAAAAT TGCAGAAGTACTCGATAAACACTTATCTATGGTCCAAAGGGATCATGAACAAAAATCCCAGATTGTGGAACGTAGAATAAGAGATGATGCAGCTGTTGAAGAAGCTAAAAGAAGGGAGCAATCTATGAAGGAAGAAAAAATAAAACAGGAAAGGGCCAGACAAGAAGCAGAG GCCAGGCAGAAGGCAACTGCAAAATTAGCAGCTGATGCACAGAAAGCAGCATATGAAGCTGCTCAAAAGGAAGCTGTAGAAAAGGAAGCTGCTAAATCGAGGGCAGAAGCAGTTTCCACATCTAGCCAAATTTCTCAGAACAGTGTTGCCCATGCAACAATGGCAACCAGTACTGAAATCAAATCAGAATTACCAG GAATCAAAATTTATGCTGACAGGTCTGCATTAGAAGCGGAATCACGGAGGCGCGCATTACATGACCAAGTGCCATCAAACATTTACCTCAGCAAG GAGTATAGCCGATATGACCGACAAATTGGAAAGTCTATTAGTAAACTTATGCCAACTACTGACAGTGTCAA AGCCAGGGCTAGTGAGCTTATTAAAGCTTTAGATGGACAAGATTGTCCTCGTCCAATCGCTTGTCGTTTATTTGCAGACAAG ATGATTTCAATAGTCAAGAGTCGGAATCCTACGGACAAGACTTTTGGAAAATTGGCCTTTGCTTGTGGATATGTCATGCTACTAGTCACTAATCAG GTACCAGATGCAATGGGTTATCTTCTGGCTGAGTTCAACAAAGTTTGCATGTACACAGTCCCAAAGCATCTGCATGCTTTGAAT GCACAAGCACGAAACACAGATTACTTCAGGCTTATTGGCTACCAGGAAGAAGATGGAAAACTTCAGAGCACTGAGAAGTATTTGGTAAATGTTGTTGCATACGTCAAACTGTATGCTGCCATGATTCAG ACAGAAATCAAAGGTGTGCGGCATCCACATGGCTTAGCCGAGGGATGGAAATGGCTTGCAATGTTCCTCAATACTCTCCCAGCGATCCCAGCCACTGCTTTTGCTCTTCATGCTTTCCTCAAG GTGGCTGGTTTTTCGCTTCACAAGAAATATGGATCGCAGTTCATGAAAATTCTAGATGTAATTTCGCGGCATTTCATACCAGCTTTGAAAGCACAAGGCTCAAAAGTTCAGCCAGAGGCTATCAATAATCTACAAAATTATCTGAATGACAAAATTTATCTGGAGGAGCCAGAAGGGCAGTACCTCGCCCAGCAGCTGCTATCGAAAATGTTCTTGTGA